One Cicer arietinum cultivar CDC Frontier isolate Library 1 chromosome 8, Cicar.CDCFrontier_v2.0, whole genome shotgun sequence DNA segment encodes these proteins:
- the LOC101503058 gene encoding uncharacterized protein isoform X2 codes for MAYLNLEGDEKKEVIRIERESVIPILKSKLVMVLTDLINHSSDQAEFKKLCKRIEYTIRAWYLLQFEDMMQLYSLFDPISGSKKLEQQGLTSEKTDEFEQNFLTHLFQVMKKSNFKIATDDEINVALSGQYLLNLPIIVDEFKLDNILLKKYFDAHPYNNLPDFYDKYIIFRRGIGIDQTSDYFIMEKVDMLIARFWSYLLTTLRLEKLFLKRVQRHSKKDIDDSENYEDDVYERIRLENMPLSFNNLLSKTTIQEPTFDRMIVVYRKASSNSKQERGIFVKHFKNIPMADMEIVLVAVVSSLRAATTDSRVIGALLSTVVGYFIKTYFTFQKNLAAYQNMITNAMYEKQLDSGKGTLLHLCDDVIQQEVKEVIISFYILMVQGKATSHELDQRCEKLIKEEFNETCNFEVDDAIHKLEKLGIVTKDPIGKYQFVGLKRANEIIGPTTEELVIKAKKGNISP; via the exons ATGGCATATTTGAATTTGGAAGGAGACGAAAAGAAAGAAGTGATTCGAATAGAACGTGAATCCGTCATTCCAATTTTAAAATCTAAGCTCGTCATGGTTTTGACTGATCTTATta ATCATAGTTCTGATCAAGCAGAGTTTAAGAAACTTTGCAAGAGAATAGAGTATACAATTCGAGCTTGGTACCTTCTACAATTTGAggatatgatg CAATTATACTCTCTCTTTGATCCTATATCTGGGTCCAAAAAATTGGAACAACAAGGATTAACTTCTGAAAAAACTGACGAATTTGAACAAAATTTCTTGACTCACCTTTTTCAg GTAATGAAAAAAAGCAACTTCAAGATTGCAACTGATGATGAAATCAATGTTGCACTTTCTGGACAATATCTTCTAAATCTTCCCATCATTGTTGATGAATTTAAG CTTGACAatatacttttgaaaaaatattttgatgcaCATCCTTATAATAACCTTCCGGATTTCTATGATAAG TATATCATATTTCGACGTGGCATTGGAATTGATCAAACGAGTGATTACTTTATAATGGAGAAAGTGGATATGCTCATTGCACGTTTCTGGTCCTATCTATTAACAACACTAAG GTTGGAAAAACTTTTTTTGAAAAGAGTACAAAGACATTCAAAGAAGGATATTGATGATTCAGAAAATTATGAAGATGATGTATATGAAAGGATACGTCTTGAAAATATGCCATTGAG ttttaataATTTGTTAAGCAAGACCACAATCCAAGAACCTACATTTGATAGGATGATTGTTGTTTACAG GAAAGCCAGTTCCAATTCAAAACAAGAAAGAGGAATTTTTGTGAAGCATTTCAAAAACATCCCAATGGCTGATATGGAAATAGTTCTT gTTGCTGTTGTTAGTTCCCTTCGAGCGGCTACAACTGATTCTAGAGTTATCGGTGCTCTTCTATCGACCGTTGttggttattttattaaaacataCTTCAC GTTTCAAAAAAACTTGGCTGCATATCAAAATATGATTACAAACGCAATGTATGAAAAACAACTAGACAGTGGAAAGGGAACACTTCTCCATTTATGTGATGATGTCATTCAACAAGAA GTGAAAGAGGTAATAATTTCATTCTATATTTTGATGGTACAGGGAAAAGCTACAAGCCAT GAACTGGATCAAAGGTGTGAAAAACTAATCAAAGAAGAGTTCAACGAGACTTGTAATTTTGAAGTAGATGATGCGATTCATAAACTAGAGAAGTTAGGAATTGTCACTAAG GATCCCATTGGAAAGTATCAATTTGTTGGATTGAAACGGGCAAATGAGATAATTGGTCCCACCACTGAAGAACTTGTAATTAAGGcaaaaaaaggaaacatatcTCCTTGA
- the LOC101503058 gene encoding uncharacterized protein isoform X1 has protein sequence MAYLNLEGDEKKEVIRIERESVIPILKSKLVMVLTDLINHSSDQAEFKKLCKRIEYTIRAWYLLQFEDMMQLYSLFDPISGSKKLEQQGLTSEKTDEFEQNFLTHLFQVMKKSNFKIATDDEINVALSGQYLLNLPIIVDEFKLDNILLKKYFDAHPYNNLPDFYDKYIIFRRGIGIDQTSDYFIMEKVDMLIARFWSYLLTTLRLEKLFLKRVQRHSKKDIDDSENYEDDVYERIRLENMPLSFNNLLSKTTIQEPTFDRMIVVYRKASSNSKQERGIFVKHFKNIPMADMEIVLPEKKNPGLTPMDWVKFLVSAIVGLVAVVSSLRAATTDSRVIGALLSTVVGYFIKTYFTFQKNLAAYQNMITNAMYEKQLDSGKGTLLHLCDDVIQQEVKEVIISFYILMVQGKATSHELDQRCEKLIKEEFNETCNFEVDDAIHKLEKLGIVTKDPIGKYQFVGLKRANEIIGPTTEELVIKAKKGNISP, from the exons ATGGCATATTTGAATTTGGAAGGAGACGAAAAGAAAGAAGTGATTCGAATAGAACGTGAATCCGTCATTCCAATTTTAAAATCTAAGCTCGTCATGGTTTTGACTGATCTTATta ATCATAGTTCTGATCAAGCAGAGTTTAAGAAACTTTGCAAGAGAATAGAGTATACAATTCGAGCTTGGTACCTTCTACAATTTGAggatatgatg CAATTATACTCTCTCTTTGATCCTATATCTGGGTCCAAAAAATTGGAACAACAAGGATTAACTTCTGAAAAAACTGACGAATTTGAACAAAATTTCTTGACTCACCTTTTTCAg GTAATGAAAAAAAGCAACTTCAAGATTGCAACTGATGATGAAATCAATGTTGCACTTTCTGGACAATATCTTCTAAATCTTCCCATCATTGTTGATGAATTTAAG CTTGACAatatacttttgaaaaaatattttgatgcaCATCCTTATAATAACCTTCCGGATTTCTATGATAAG TATATCATATTTCGACGTGGCATTGGAATTGATCAAACGAGTGATTACTTTATAATGGAGAAAGTGGATATGCTCATTGCACGTTTCTGGTCCTATCTATTAACAACACTAAG GTTGGAAAAACTTTTTTTGAAAAGAGTACAAAGACATTCAAAGAAGGATATTGATGATTCAGAAAATTATGAAGATGATGTATATGAAAGGATACGTCTTGAAAATATGCCATTGAG ttttaataATTTGTTAAGCAAGACCACAATCCAAGAACCTACATTTGATAGGATGATTGTTGTTTACAG GAAAGCCAGTTCCAATTCAAAACAAGAAAGAGGAATTTTTGTGAAGCATTTCAAAAACATCCCAATGGCTGATATGGAAATAGTTCTT CCAGAAAAGAAAAATCCTGGATTGACTCCAATGGATTGGGTCAAATTTCTTGTATCTGCTATTGTTGGGTTG gTTGCTGTTGTTAGTTCCCTTCGAGCGGCTACAACTGATTCTAGAGTTATCGGTGCTCTTCTATCGACCGTTGttggttattttattaaaacataCTTCAC GTTTCAAAAAAACTTGGCTGCATATCAAAATATGATTACAAACGCAATGTATGAAAAACAACTAGACAGTGGAAAGGGAACACTTCTCCATTTATGTGATGATGTCATTCAACAAGAA GTGAAAGAGGTAATAATTTCATTCTATATTTTGATGGTACAGGGAAAAGCTACAAGCCAT GAACTGGATCAAAGGTGTGAAAAACTAATCAAAGAAGAGTTCAACGAGACTTGTAATTTTGAAGTAGATGATGCGATTCATAAACTAGAGAAGTTAGGAATTGTCACTAAG GATCCCATTGGAAAGTATCAATTTGTTGGATTGAAACGGGCAAATGAGATAATTGGTCCCACCACTGAAGAACTTGTAATTAAGGcaaaaaaaggaaacatatcTCCTTGA